The Montipora capricornis isolate CH-2021 chromosome 3, ASM3666992v2, whole genome shotgun sequence genome window below encodes:
- the LOC138043523 gene encoding tumor necrosis factor-inducible gene 6 protein-like, which translates to MALKSFLILAVCAFLVNLPNAASDIVDCGYVEDDNLKSPGWENQSYPSDIDNCFYSVSIPPGKEMVVYFHFFELEYDSSCEKTFLHISGDSGQFKSFCGNYSGETFLVKGYYVNINLFTESSVTGRGFDLYFVPVDPLPASLTLKKRTYMKKRLNIHSDDKAKDRRIKEAIKDFLKTRLMKEHNYERAEFDSLKHKKYY; encoded by the exons GCCGTATGTGCTTTCCTTGTCAATCTTCCAAACGCTGCTAGCGACATTGTTG ACTGTGGTTACGTGGAAGACGACAACTTGAAAAGTCCTGGATGGGAAAATCAGTCGTACCCAAGCGACATTGACAATTGTTTTTACAGCGTTTCAATTCCACCGGGCAAGGAAATGGTTgtctattttcacttttttgagcTGGAGTATGACTCAAGTTGCGA GAAAACCTTCTTGCATATTTCCGGTGATTCTGGACAATTCAAGAGTTTTTGTGGGAATTACAGTGGTGAGACCTTTCTGGTGAAAGGATACTACGTTAATATAAACCTCTTCACGGAATCTTCTGTGACAGGAAGGGGATTCGACTTATATTTCGTACCTGTTGATCCGC TGCCTGCATCTTTAACCCTAAAGAAGAGGACTTATATGAAGAAAAGGCTGAACATTCACAGCGACGATAAAGCTAAAGATCGCAGGATTAAAGAAGCAATAAAAGACTTCCTGAAGACTCGTTTgatgaaagagcacaattatgAAAGGGCAGAATTTGACTCACTGAAGCACAAGAAATATTATTGA